A genomic region of Dreissena polymorpha isolate Duluth1 chromosome 4, UMN_Dpol_1.0, whole genome shotgun sequence contains the following coding sequences:
- the LOC127878690 gene encoding uncharacterized protein LOC127878690 — MVMGREIRQPSDVMFRHVKDTHESDLNPSDYVNGVRERMHKAHEVARKHLEAAARRSKDVYDARLSFHHYEVGDAVWLLHETRRVGVSAKLEKAYDGPFVVKAKVSAVNFVIQMDSRGSDKLIHHNKLKPYRGSNLSKWIVTVKNKT, encoded by the coding sequence ATGGTAATGGGTAGAGAAATTCGACAACCCTCCGATGTCATGTTTCGCCACGTCAAGGACACGCACGAATCCGACTTAAACCCATCCGATTATGTGAATGGCGTTCGGGAACGGATGCACAAAGCGCACGAAGTAGCACGAAAGCACCTTGAGGCTGCTGCGAGGCGAAGCAAGGACGTTTATGATGCGCGGTTGTCATTCCACCACTATGAAGTGGGCGATGCGGTGTGGTTGCTACATGAAACCAGAAGGGTCGGCGTTAGTGCCAAGCTTGAGAAAGCCTATGATGGCCCGTTCGTCGTTAAGGCTAAAGTGTCGGCAGTTAACTTCGTTATTCAAATGGATAGTAGGGGTTCAGACAAACTCATACACCACAATAAACTGAAGCCTTACAGGGGATCGAATCTGTCAAAGTGGATCGTGACAGTTAAGAATAAGACGTAA